The following proteins are co-located in the Apium graveolens cultivar Ventura chromosome 5, ASM990537v1, whole genome shotgun sequence genome:
- the LOC141661119 gene encoding uncharacterized protein LOC141661119, whose translation MSDLKRFLNHLEGGRVTATAQAPSPFSAVVREAQLPTGYKNTTNDLRFHGNSEPVEFLGYFNIKMDVYQVSDLTRCRLLTATFRKESTLVRGATDETLKILLIAGLRVGTDFWKYFQGKDPVSLADVLVQAESFKAIEQSLAEIKKNDNSHNSKGRAKRRDRSASPKYRQNARSPNRVNVVNVRREWSPPSNYEKRVSNYTPLAASIDHIFEVNKDRGIFKKPERLTSWQSRDKKKYCEYHESTGHDTHECRHLKDEIEELIKARYLGEWIDKVKRRRGEDNKKDERHLPQAEVDGKLAEVKFQRAGSIRAIFGGHPFVGDNNQALERNAREARYLPFTNIHSLEDRPPKIFKGESDDITFRERESRWVHHPHNDALVITMLIGMMNVHRIFLDNGSSANILYYSTYKKLGFPDSDMNFEDAHVYGFTGEAVRVMGLIRLPVILGEGVLSVTQIIDFKVLDQDSVHNVLWAGLGCGHSG comes from the exons ATGAGTGATCTTAAGAGGTTTCTCAACCATCTTGAAGGAGGTAGGGTAACAGCAACTGCGCAAGCTCCATCCCCTTTCTCTGCTGTTGTAAGGGAAGCGCAGCTACCTACGGGATACaagaacacaaccaatgacttgcGCTTTCATGGAAACTCCGAACCCGTAGAATTCTTGGGATATTTTAATATTAAGATGGATGTATATCAGGTATCTGATTTAACACGGTGCCGTCTTTTGACGGCTACCTTTAGAAAAG AATCTACCTTGGTGAGAGGCGCAACTGACGAAACACTGAAAATACTTCTTATAGCTGGCCTGCGCGTGGGAACGGATTTCTGGAAATATTTTCAAGGAAAAGACCCTGTGTCGTTAGCTGATGTACTTGTACAGGCTGAGTCCTTCAAGGCGATTGAGCAATCGCTTGCTGAGATAAAGAAGAATGATAATTCCCATAACTCAAAGGGGCGAGCTAAGAGGAGAGATAGGTCTGCAAGTCCAAAATATCGGCAAAATGCTCGAAGTCCTAATAGGGTGAATGTCGTGAATGTGCGGAGAGAGTGGAGTCCGCCATCGAATTATGAAAAGAGAGTGAGTAATTATACTCCCCTGGCAGCGTCCATTGATCACATCTTTGAAGTAAACAAGGACAGAGGAATCTTCAAGAAACCAGAACGCCTGACCTCGTGGCAGAGTAGAGACAAGAAAAAATATTGTGAGTACCATGAGTCCACTGGTCACGATACCCACGAATGTCGTCATTTAAAAGATGAGattgaagaattgatcaaggctAGATATCTGGGAGAGTGGATTGATAAAGTGAAGAGACGCAGAGGTGAAGACAACAAGAAAGATGAGAGGCATCTCCCACAAGCAGAGGTTGATGGGAAGCTAGCGGAGGTTAAGTTCCAAAGAGCTGGGAGTATCAGGGCAATCTTCGGAGGACATCCATTTGTTGGAGATAACAATCAGGCgctggaaagaaatgctagagaGGCACGATACCTACCGTTCACCAACATTCATAGCTTGGAGGATAGACCGCCGAAAATATTCAAAGGGGAATCCGATGATATTACGTTCAGAGAAAGAGAGTCAAGGTGGGTACATCATCCTCATAATGACGCATTGGTAATAACTATGCTTATCGGGATGATGAACGTGCATCGGATCTTTTTGGACAACGGAAGCTCTGCGAACATCTTGTATTACAGCACGTACAAGAAGTTGGGGTTCCCGGATAGTGACATGAATTTTGAAGATGCACATGTCTACGGATTTACTGGAGAAGCAGTAAGGGTTATGGGTTTGATTAGACTTCCCGTCATACTTGGGGAAGGAGTTCTATCTGTTACCCAGATAATAGACTTCAAAGTGCTGGATCAGGATTCCGTTCACAATGTGCTGTGGGCAGGCCTTGGTTGCGGGCATTCAGGGTAA